A stretch of DNA from Tsuneonella amylolytica:
TCCCCGCCACCACGCCTGCGCAACCTGACGGAGCGACGGGCGTTCTGGTATTGGCCGACGGCACGGTCGTCTGGGGCAAGGGCTTCGGCCACGTCGGCGAAGCGGTCGGCGAGGTGTGCTTCAATACCGCGATGACAGGATACCAGGAGGTGATGACCGATCCCTCCTATGCCGCGCAGATCGTCACCTTCACCTTCCCGCACATCGGCAACGTCGGCGCGAATTTCGAGGACGTGGAGAGCAAGGTCGACGGCGCGGTAGGCTGCGTCGTGCGCCATTCGGTCACTCCCAGCAGCAACTTCCGCGCCGAGCAGGAATTCGGCGACTGGCTGGCCGCGAAAGGCCGCATCGGCCTGTCGGGGGTGGACACCCGCGCGCTCACCCGCCGCATCCGGATGCAGGGCGCGCCCAACGCGGTGATCGCGCATGCGCCCGACGGGAAGTTCGACATTCCCGCGCTGCTCAGGCGCGCGCAGGACTGGCCGGGGCTGGAGGGCATGGACCTCGCCACAAAGGTCAGCCGTCATGCGCAAGAGGATTGGGGCGGCGGCTACTGGGAGCTCGGCAAGGGCTACGGCAGGGCCGACGACGATACGGCCAAGCCGCATGTCGTTGCGATCGACTACGGCTCGAAGGACAACATTTTCCGCAACCTCGTGAAGGCGGGCGCACGTGTTACCGTGGTGCCCGCGCAGACTTCACTCGAAGGCATCGAGGCATTGAAGCCCGACGGTGTGTTCCTCTCGAACGGCCCGGGCGATCCGGCGGCAACCGGCGAATACGCGGTGCCGACGATCCGCGCGCTGCTGGACAAGGACATGCCGGTGTTCGGCATCTGCCTCGGCCACCAGATGCTCGGCCTCGCCGCGGGCGCGCGGACGAGCAAGATGCACCAGGGCCACCGCGGTGCGAACCACCCCGTCAAGCGGCTGGCCGATGGGGTGGTCGAGATCACCTCGATGAACCACGGGTTTGCCGTGGATAACACGGCTCTCCCGGAGGGCGTCAAGGAAACCCACGTCAGCCTGTTCGACGGCTCCAACTGCGGGATTTCGGTCAAGGGCAAGAAGGCATTCGGCGTCCAGTACCACCCCGAGGCG
This window harbors:
- the carA gene encoding glutamine-hydrolyzing carbamoyl-phosphate synthase small subunit, with translation MAIPATTPAQPDGATGVLVLADGTVVWGKGFGHVGEAVGEVCFNTAMTGYQEVMTDPSYAAQIVTFTFPHIGNVGANFEDVESKVDGAVGCVVRHSVTPSSNFRAEQEFGDWLAAKGRIGLSGVDTRALTRRIRMQGAPNAVIAHAPDGKFDIPALLRRAQDWPGLEGMDLATKVSRHAQEDWGGGYWELGKGYGRADDDTAKPHVVAIDYGSKDNIFRNLVKAGARVTVVPAQTSLEGIEALKPDGVFLSNGPGDPAATGEYAVPTIRALLDKDMPVFGICLGHQMLGLAAGARTSKMHQGHRGANHPVKRLADGVVEITSMNHGFAVDNTALPEGVKETHVSLFDGSNCGISVKGKKAFGVQYHPEASPGPQDSFYLFEKFVGMLEKPE